One genomic window of Daphnia pulex isolate KAP4 chromosome 12, ASM2113471v1 includes the following:
- the LOC124209188 gene encoding adhesive plaque matrix protein-like: protein MQVLIVLAAALIATVASNAYYPKPAYPTPAYPSYSKSYDYAPMPYSFAWAVKDDYTYNDYAHQETADDKGYVSGSYRTLLPDGRTQTVTYKADDYSGYVADVKYDGEAKYPEYKPSGYKPAAYPSPAYPGSSYPAAYPSYKPAYKPAYPAPAYPKY, encoded by the exons ATGCAG GTTTTGATCGTTCTCGCCGCTGCTTTGATCGCCACTGTGGCCTCAAATGCTTACTACCCCAAACCGGCCTACCCAACCCCGGCTTACCCATCTTACAGCAAGTCATACGATTAC GCCCCAATGCCGTACAGCTTCGCCTGGGCCGTAAAGGACGACTACACGTACAACGACTACGCCCACCAGGAGACGGCCGATGACAAGGGCTACGTGTCCGGCTCTTACCGCACCCTCCTGCCCGACGGCCGCACCCAGACGGTCACCTACAAGGCCGATGATTACAGCGGGTACGTCGCCGACGTCAAATACGACGGAGAGGCCAAATACCCCGAGTACAAGCCAAGTGGATACAAGCCCGCTGCCTACCCCAGCCCAGCTTATCCAGGCTCCTCTTACCCTGCTGCTTACCCGTCATACAAACCCGCATACAAACCCGCCTACCCAGCTCCGGCTTACCCCAAATATTAA
- the LOC124209173 gene encoding uncharacterized protein LOC124209173, producing the protein MGSNSRISVSALGRDVTVGDLYNYYTDDILKSGIPVPSECIRIEQKLIPETERYFFFNQPAKFKPSLLGINSHLKQSIDQGSVDLNLLWFADFLRPCQTEDDENEALVTVFFRVVRRTESLDQQFLDSKMYDYQVESGGWATHLVEQVVYGAELICCMRRSVDWRRETKDSAEENIYLVAKAYFDYIIGTKTTIITDPPVELEKVSCRILSSLEDVHMTDSSFRQSCEFLRDIINFKEDNQPAKIWRPIYIVRRQIPKQIETRIVLDRIIDKRLKIERKLHWITKESYRISKHPFLNRIPPLERAMFQFLNLLEPVRNEIKQFDVNHIAKKCVEDLIAKDKISNDMKTISDCALLSDMVSWLIQRRSEIDAIYLLLKGNQMDMFDIAEIESRPPSSSEKRARVFVLKVDYTPDPLMERIQNFIGNLEPVIKLPVFSAITSGKERQGVIGKAFHGFSEEARWCSNENNSYQIGLVSACSPLADATIKTFLYPAIKKSQVCLPAAQSSPIETQKASSSNPESQTDEQPIRPAPVNNFLRQSNSPFTHRKKLSCVPNEISQQSNEKVANFLLKSITMISSDIFYDENDG; encoded by the exons ATGGGCTCCAACTCTCGGATATCAGTTTCCGCTTTGGGTCGCGATGTGACGGTCGGAGACCTTTACAACTACTACACagatgacattttaaaaa gtGGTATTCCAGTGCCTAGCGAGTGCATCCGCATCGAGCAAAAATTAATTCCCGAAACGGAGCgctactttttcttcaatcaacCCGCCAAATTCAAACCTTCTTTACTTGGAATTAATTCCCATTTGAAGCAAAGCATTGACCAAGGGTCAGTGGACTTGAATCTCCTCTGGTTCGCCGATTTCCTCAGGCCATGTCAGACGGAAGACGACGAGAATGAGGCGCTAGTCACAGTGTTCTTCCGTGTCGTTCGCCGGACCGAGAGTCTAGATCAACAGTTTCTCGACTCGAAAATGTACGACTATCAGGTGGAGAGCGGTGGCTGGGCGACCCATCTGGTGGAACAAGTCGTCTACGGAGCCGAACTGATTTGCTGCATGCGCAGATCCGTCGATTGGCGTCGAGAAACTAAGGACAGCGCCGAAGAAAATATCTACCTGGTAGCCAAAGCTTATTTTGATTATATTATTGGAACGAAAACGACAATTATTACCGACCCACCAGTTGAACTGGAAAAAGTGTCTTGTAGAATTCTCAGCAGCCTGGAAGACGTCCACATGACCGACAGTTCGTTCCGCCAATCCTGCGAATTCCTGAGAGAcatcatcaatttcaaagaagATAACCAACCCGCAAAAATATGGCGTCCCATCTACATCGTCCGGCGCCAGATACCCAAGCAAATTGAAACTCGAATCGTATTGGACAGGATAATCGACAAAAGACTCAAGATTGAACGGAAGCTGCACTGGATCACGAAGGAGAGTTACCGGATATCGAAACATCCGTTTCTCAATCGAATCCCTCCGCTGGAAAGAGCCATGTTCCAGTTCCTCAATTTACTGGAGCCCGTTCGCAACGAGATCAAACAATTCGACGTGAATCACATCGCGAAAAAGTGCGTAGAAGACCTGATCGCCAAAGACAAGATTTCCAACGACATGAAAACGATTTCAGACTGCGCTCTGTTATCCGATATGGTCAGCTGGCTGATCCAGCGTCGAAGCGAGATCGACGCCATTTATTTGCTGTTGAAGGGCAACCAGATGGATATGTTTGACATTGCCGAGATCGAGTCTCGGCCTCCGTCGAGCAGCGAGAAACGCGCCAGAGTTTTCGTGTTGAAAGTTGACTACACCCCAGATCCCCTGATGGAGCGCATCCAGAATTTCATTGGTAACCTGGAACCGGTTATCAAACTCCCCGTGTTTTCGGCCATTACATCGGGCAAGGAAAGACAGGGAGTAATTGGCAAGGCCTTTCATGGATTCTCTGAAGAAGCTCGATGgtgttcaaatgaaaataacagtTACCAGATAGGACTGGTTTCGGCTTGCTCACCTTTGGCTGATGCAACCATCAAGACTTTTCTGTATCCAGCCATTAAAAAATCTCAAGTGTGTCTGCCAGCTGCCCAGTCCAGTCCGATTGAAACGCAgaaagccagcagcagcaacccaGAAAGTCAAACTGATGAGCAGCCAATCCGCCCGGCACCCGTCAACAATTTCTTGCGTCAATCCAATTCACCTTTTACCCACAGGAAGAAACTCAGCTGTGTCCCCAATGAAATAAGTCAACAGTCTAACGAAAAAGTAGCTAATTTTCTACTGAAAAGTATCACGATGATTTCCTCTGATATTTTCTATGATGAGAACGACGGATGA
- the LOC124209012 gene encoding homeobox protein Mix.1-like, whose translation METYDYYPVGFTTKSASASGRQRHFYDEVQLEVLDAEFNRDPFPNREGRRRIAQLIGVSEKSIMWWFQNRRRRVRQLGSSRTATSTCETNRQHRRSSPYLSRQRQHDTYVSTQVLPTPGFYSDPPAVPPVEPINYSTSRSSSSSPLQSEWLATSCPQHVVSPQSNFNNSNGFRTEQQPQQQDYSSYYWNNWDYSPPFYPTSMTNPTFYSNTVFDPHSSSYCFYSPETTNQFYDQSCM comes from the exons ATGGAAACTTACG aTTATTATCCAGTTGGTTTCACTACGAAGTCTGCTTCAGCATCAGGTCGTCAGCGCCACTTTTACGACGAGGTCCAGCTGGAGGTACTCGACGCAGAATTCAACAGAGATCCGTTTCCCAATCGAGAAGGTCGTCGACGCATCGCCCAGCTGATTGGAGTTTCTGAGAAATCGATTATG TGGTGGTTTCAGAATCGCCGTCGGCGTGTCCGCCAACTTGGATCTTCAAGAACGGCAACTTCAACTTGCGAAACAAATCGCCAACATCGTCGATCATCACCTTACCTCTCTCGCCAACGTCAACATG ATACTTACGTTTCAACTCAAGTCCTTCCAACTCCTGGATTTTATTCGGATCCTCCGGCAGTTCCACCCGTGGAACCAATCAACTACTCCACGTCCagatcatcatcgtcgtctccACTTCAATCCGAATGGCTTGCTACCAGCTGTCCACAACACGTCGTAAGTCCCCAGTCCAACTTCAATAACTCGAATGGATTCCGAACGGAGCAGCAACCACAGCAGCAAGACTATTCCTCCTACTACTGGAACAACTGGGATTACTCTCCTCCTTTCTATCCAACTTCAATGACAAATCCAACATTTTACTCCAACACTGTTTTTGATCCGCATTCCTCatcttattgtttttattcacCTGAAACAACAAATCAGTTTTATGATCAGTCTTGTATGTAA